A DNA window from Arachis hypogaea cultivar Tifrunner chromosome 18, arahy.Tifrunner.gnm2.J5K5, whole genome shotgun sequence contains the following coding sequences:
- the LOC112772686 gene encoding mitochondrial ATP-independent inner membrane protease subunit 1a produces MKLVSYMSQWRGIAKEAMDRTAIAVKFLCCLHITDTYFCSPTHVYGPSMLPTLNMVGDIVLVEHVSQRLGKVRHGDLVVIRSPLDPKRCLTKRIMGMEGDTVTYFDPMLGDATRVAVVPKGHVWIQGDNIFASHDSRHFGPVPYGLIQGKVFFRVWPLDCLGVPGQ; encoded by the exons atgaaacTGGTGAGTTACATGTCACAATGGAGAGGCATTGCAAAGGAAGCTATGGACCGAACAGCCATAGCAGTGAAGTTCCTCTGTTGCCTTCACATTACGGACACCTACTTCTGTTCCCCAACTCAC GTGTATGGGCCTAGTATGCTACCCACACTCAACATGGTAGGCGACATCGTTTTGGTTGAACACGTGTCTCAGAGGCTTGGGAAGGTTCGGCATGGTGACTTGGTTGTGATTCGGTCACCGTTGGACCCTAAGAGGTGCCTTACCAAAAGGATTATGGGAATGGAAGGGGATACTGTTACTTACTTTGATCCTATGCTTGGTGATGCTACTCGTGTTGCTGTG GTGCCAAAGGGGCATGTTTGGATTCAAGGGGATAACATCTTTGCATCCCATGATTCACGGCATTTCGGCCCTGTTCCTTATGGCCTTATACAAGGAAAAGTGTTTTTCAGG GTTTGGCCACTTGATTGCCTTGGAGTACCGGGTCAATAA